The DNA region aaataaaaaaccatAAAATCATATTAAACTGTAAACCACAACCAATTTATACATTAAAAACACCAAAACCTGACATATACTTTGCATGAATGATATCAATCAGTTCTAAGTTAGATTTAACATAAGCATTTAAGAAATCCGTGTGGTATAGTTGTAGTGCAAAGAATTTTGGTGATCTTATTTTCAGGCCTTCagtattttcttttaatcaaGCTTATAATGTGGCCCTTTTTTGAGGTCACCCAGGCCTGTGATTTTTTTCCTATGACCCTTTGAACCTACAGTTTTCATCCCTAGCCTCTATTCCTGCTTATGTTTCCCTTAGGCATTCATAGGACACTCATGCAAAGTACATGAAATCAAAAGTCACATAAGAATTTGCTGATACCAAAAAGATGTCAGATTTTTCGGGCAGATATAACAAATATTGAATGGGAGATCCGCTATATTATTTCAGTGCGGCAGAAGCAAGAAGCAGCACAGTTTGACTTCATCCAATTACTCTGGCATCCATTTTGTGCTGCTAAAGATTTGCAGTTGTTGAACGTGTTTGTATGTTTGCAAGGATTtgctgaaaattttaaaaagaggaaacatGAATAAAAGTGAGACATCACCAAAAGCGTAACTGCTACGGACTCTTTTACAATTGTATGCAAAATTTTAGAGCTCAGAAtcaaatgtatgtattttttaataGGGTGCTTTAAATCTGAAgatctttaaaatgaaaatagtaaTTATTTTAGAGTATATATTAGAGCAATGTTGGTGAAACTTTTCGGCACCGAATGCCGAAACCAGAATGCGGGCGCACACGcgcacatgtgccagaaaccagaagagcagccacctagggagcatgtgtgcactggccagctggttttcatgtgcacttgcatgccagccagctggtcttcacacacatgggtgcgccggaaaccagaagagcagcttcctGGATATATGCacgctgggcagctgctcttctggggtcCAGCGCTcctgcatgcatgaagaccagctggccggcatgcgtgCCCAGAGAGACGGCTCTGTGTTCCATCTCTGGCACGTGTGCTGTAGGTTCACCACTATGGTATTAGAGTAATTATATGTAGCTGCTGAATTAGTTTCAAAAATAGCcgtgaacaaaattcagagaaAGCTGCTATGGATTTTAAGTTCTTAATAAGCTAAAATGGATTGATATAATCCTCACATTTCCTGATTCAATTGCATGGGCTCATCAACCACTAGTGAGGGAGCATATAGAAGCACCATCAAGGCAACTCTAGATGTCTGGTTATCCCACAATAGCATGCTTCATATATGTAATGATCCAGTTGTCTTGGTGGATAGCTGGACATCTTCCATTATGGCTGTTATTCTACCCAGAGACGGTTAGCTCTTCAAATAAAACCTGTTCTTTGGTGACATGACATGATCTTTATAAATGTTAATTTaataattgattaaaaaaaaaacttactgcATAGTCCGTTGACACAAGCTGAAGGACAGTCCCCACAAGGTGGCCCTGATTTATATGGAGTAGCAATTGAACCTATGATGTTCCCTCTAGAATGAAAAAGATGAATAGAAATATATGTAATAGATGCTATATGTTATTATAGTTACATTTGGGATTGCTGATCCATCCCCATGCCTTATAGATAATTGACTTTGGTTGCATTGTCTTGGTCTCTCTGGTTTGGGTCTCCAGTTTTAAGAGAGCAGACAGCACCACCATCGGAGGGGAAGATCTGACTTCCGAAGTCTTCTCCAAAAGACAGTAAACCCTGTCAAGTTTTGTGAGAGAGCAAAAAAGGATTTTCCTGGTTTattggagagagaaagaattgAGGGAAATGTTGATTTCCTCCTCATGTCtgttttcttcccctctttcatttcccctctttctttgtAACATTCTCCTTTTGCTATCTCCCTGTCTTGATGAGACAAATCATAGCTGATACATACGCTGGGCAGTATTGACAAACATAGAAGTATTTAAATCTGGATGAAGAACATCTGGCAGCTGCACAACCAACAAGGTAACTATTGTACCAAACTATCTGTAGATACAAAAATATACACACAGGTTAATATGCTAGAGCTTAATATTGATATGTGGACTTTAGAGGAGCGTATAAGAAAATAAACCCAGATGCGAGCATGTTGCAATATATAGAGTATACCACAATACAAAGAACTTCTCCAATCATTTCATATGAAAGTTTGCCAAAGCAAAGAAATGTTAGGAAAATAAGGCTTCATCCTCTGTGCTTTAAATGTATatgtttaaaatgaaaaacatgaAACTGTTTCATCCTGAACTTTATAGACCATCTCTTTCTAAAGTGCCCTACCATATCCAAAGCAGTCAATGTCTCAAGTGCTATGATCAGCAAGCTAGTTCCTCCTTACCAGATGTATGAAAGACAAGATCTGAATGGAGAGCTAATTGTGAATAACAAATAACATGTTTAGTATGTTTGCCATCCTTTATTTGCACCTTATCAGAACTTAACAACAACAGAAACATTGCAACACTTTGACCTAGTCTAGTTTTTCCTTTCCTTAACATACATTGGGACTATGACTCTTAACCAGGATGCTCCTCTGCTCATGTTTATGGATTTTAAGGTCATAGttgctttgttttcttggctattatCTTTTTGcggagtgtctatggagattctcagtcatctaggtcatggttataccaaatatgttttttcccaagaggcaactggactttctggtttctctttgaagacattttgcttctcatccaagaagctatttTTGTGGGGTGTTTTCTCAATTTTCCTGTCTAGCTTCAAGCCATGATTTTACTATGTAACAACCAGGCATGGCCTAGCTTAGTGATTCAGGATCAGTCATGGACTTAAGTGTAATTTAAGGGAATCTACCTTTTTTTATCTCACTCATTTTTTGTGGATTTATATTTAGTGAACATAGAAATGGCAAAGATATGAAAAAGTCCTACCTGAGTAAAATGGCCAATAACAGAACCTGGTGGGTTTGCTCCAACGCCATATCTGAAATTTTTGTATTCATCATACCAAGACTGAATTACTCTAGTCCATGAATAAGGATGACTTGACATGAATAGATTTTCACCACATCCTAATCTTCCTAAAAGtgggaaaggttaaaaaaaaagcaacagcaagAAAACACAGGTGAACACATCTTTTGAAAGAAGCAAAAGGACAGCAGAGAGGAGATACctgagtgttctgacccccccccccctccaacctgcaaatcacccagaca from Thamnophis elegans isolate rThaEle1 chromosome 3, rThaEle1.pri, whole genome shotgun sequence includes:
- the LOC116506088 gene encoding cysteine-rich venom protein kaouthin-2, translating into MIAFIVLLSVAAVLQQSSGDVDFDPESSNKRQSQREIVEKHNALRRSVRPTASNMLQMEWNSNAAQNAKRWADRCTFAHSPGHLRTVGRLGCGENLFMSSHPYSWTRVIQSWYDEYKNFRYGVGANPPGSVIGHFTQIVWYNSYLVGCAAARCSSSRFKYFYVCQYCPAGNIIGSIATPYKSGPPCGDCPSACVNGLCTNPCKHTNTFNNCKSLAAQNGCQSNWMKSNCAASCFCRTEII